The following are encoded together in the Streptomyces tsukubensis genome:
- a CDS encoding peptidoglycan-binding domain-containing protein, whose protein sequence is MLRRGDKGEEVRELQRRLQQLRLFSGDADGLYDDRVESAVTAFQWSRGAKDERGVYGPDTREKLEGETQLT, encoded by the coding sequence GTGTTGCGGCGCGGCGACAAAGGGGAGGAGGTACGGGAATTGCAGCGCCGTCTTCAGCAGTTGCGCCTGTTCTCCGGAGACGCGGACGGTCTCTACGACGATCGGGTCGAAAGCGCGGTCACCGCGTTCCAGTGGTCCCGAGGCGCGAAGGACGAGCGAGGTGTGTACGGCCCCGACACCCGCGAGAAGCTGGAAGGCGAGACCCAACTGACTTAG
- a CDS encoding HAD-IA family hydrolase: protein MTADLTASATVLNARAVLLDMDGTLVNSDAVVERCWRRWAAGQGLDVDDVLKVVHGRQGYATMAALLPDRPMEQNHADNRVMLAEETADTDGVVPIDGAPVFMASLAELPHALVTSADTGLARARMGAAELPMPEVRITAESVGASKPDPEGFLKGAAALGFAPEDCVVFEDSEAGIEAGLAAGMRVVGVGSRAARHKPTVHVHDLTAIRVEAADDGTLRLVVARG from the coding sequence ATGACGGCCGACCTCACCGCCAGCGCCACGGTTCTCAACGCCCGCGCGGTCCTGCTGGACATGGACGGCACCCTTGTCAACTCCGACGCCGTCGTGGAGCGCTGCTGGCGTCGGTGGGCCGCCGGGCAGGGGCTCGACGTCGACGACGTACTCAAGGTCGTGCACGGCAGGCAGGGGTACGCCACCATGGCGGCGCTACTGCCGGACCGGCCGATGGAGCAGAACCACGCGGACAACCGCGTCATGCTCGCCGAGGAGACCGCTGACACGGACGGTGTGGTTCCGATTGACGGCGCCCCCGTCTTCATGGCTTCCCTCGCGGAGCTGCCGCATGCCCTCGTGACCTCCGCCGATACCGGCCTCGCCCGTGCCCGTATGGGCGCTGCGGAGCTGCCCATGCCGGAGGTACGGATCACCGCGGAGAGCGTCGGTGCCAGCAAGCCGGACCCCGAGGGGTTCCTGAAGGGTGCGGCGGCTCTGGGGTTCGCCCCTGAGGACTGCGTCGTCTTCGAGGACTCGGAGGCGGGGATCGAGGCGGGTCTCGCCGCCGGCATGCGCGTCGTCGGGGTCGGTTCGAGGGCCGCCCGCCACAAGCCGACCGTGCACGTTCACGACCTCACCGCGATCCGGGTGGAGGCGGCGGACGACGGGACACTCCGCCTTGTTGTCGCCCGAGGCTGA
- a CDS encoding TMEM165/GDT1 family protein → MISLSVTALVFGVIFLAELPDKTALAGLVLGTRYRASYVFAGMAAAFAVHVVLAIAAGSVLTLLPDRLVQALTGVLFLGGAVMLLMQRADEEEEGRERKPKDQGFWKVAGAGFMLILVAEFGDLTQIMTANLAARYDDPVSVGVGAVLALWAVGALGILGGRTLMKRVPLQLVTRIAAVVMLALAGFSFFEAVA, encoded by the coding sequence GTGATCAGCCTCAGTGTGACCGCGCTCGTCTTCGGCGTGATCTTCCTCGCCGAACTGCCGGACAAGACGGCGCTCGCCGGACTCGTGCTCGGTACGCGCTACCGCGCCTCCTATGTCTTCGCGGGTATGGCAGCCGCCTTCGCCGTCCATGTCGTCCTCGCCATCGCGGCCGGAAGTGTCCTCACGCTGCTGCCGGACCGGCTGGTCCAGGCCCTCACCGGGGTCCTCTTCCTCGGCGGGGCCGTGATGCTGCTCATGCAGCGGGCGGACGAAGAGGAGGAGGGGCGGGAGCGGAAGCCCAAGGACCAGGGGTTCTGGAAGGTGGCGGGAGCGGGCTTCATGCTGATCCTCGTCGCCGAGTTCGGCGATCTCACGCAGATCATGACCGCCAACCTGGCCGCCCGGTACGACGACCCCGTCTCGGTCGGGGTCGGCGCGGTGCTGGCGCTCTGGGCGGTCGGCGCACTCGGGATCCTCGGCGGCCGCACCCTCATGAAGCGGGTGCCCCTGCAACTCGTCACCAGGATCGCGGCCGTGGTGATGCTGGCCCTCGCCGGGTTCAGCTTCTTCGAAGCGGTGGCCTGA
- a CDS encoding HNH endonuclease family protein, with the protein MPGTTETASSTGTGVQARRRPLHRYRIATASALTAVATAAALLTGPSAQAAPPTPVSAATARAYLGELTVKAEGSMSGYSRDKFPHWATQTGSCNTREVVLKRDGTDVEQDSGCAAVSGKWHSDYDDADWTAASDVDIDHVVPLAQAWRSGASSWTTEQRKGLANDLTRPQLIAVTDNVNQAKGDKDPAQWMPPLASYKCTYVRMWVQVKHYYDLTVDSAEKSALQSDLSGC; encoded by the coding sequence ATGCCCGGCACAACAGAGACAGCGAGTTCGACCGGTACCGGTGTCCAGGCGCGTCGGCGCCCGCTTCACCGTTACAGGATCGCCACGGCGAGTGCCCTCACCGCTGTCGCGACGGCCGCCGCGCTGCTCACGGGCCCGTCCGCCCAGGCCGCACCCCCCACGCCGGTCAGCGCGGCCACCGCCCGCGCCTACCTCGGCGAGCTGACCGTCAAGGCGGAAGGATCGATGAGCGGATACAGCCGCGACAAGTTCCCGCACTGGGCCACCCAGACCGGCTCCTGCAACACCCGAGAGGTCGTGCTGAAACGTGACGGCACGGACGTGGAACAGGACTCCGGCTGCGCCGCCGTCTCGGGCAAGTGGCACTCCGACTACGACGACGCCGACTGGACAGCCGCCTCCGACGTGGACATCGACCACGTCGTCCCGCTGGCCCAGGCGTGGCGTTCCGGCGCTTCCTCCTGGACGACGGAGCAGCGCAAGGGCCTGGCCAACGACCTGACCCGGCCCCAGCTCATCGCCGTCACCGACAACGTCAACCAGGCGAAGGGCGACAAGGACCCGGCCCAGTGGATGCCGCCCCTCGCCTCGTACAAATGCACATACGTTCGCATGTGGGTCCAGGTGAAGCACTACTACGACCTCACCGTCGACTCCGCTGAAAAGAGCGCACTCCAGTCGGACCTCAGCGGCTGCTGA
- a CDS encoding alkaline phosphatase D family protein, with protein MAHLRLGPLLRYVDNTSATVWVETDRPCTARVRRAGSARTGTAATDSGRPAGGEPRGESRTFQISGHHYALIPVTGLRPGTETAYEVTLDDTPVWPPQDTRFPPSVIRTLPAAGGEIPGPEERTPRTDGDAPDITGGEAPRTEAPPGVRAEGEVPLTGEPSPGTGGGPVPNGENQPPEPGTDNRAPDRVPQESDSESATPEHPAPGMSGEAEDRGPVSGADVHRPGSPEDAKIPASGTRDSGMPASAIHTSETHATGMPASGIPAEGDPSGGTPAEPELRIAFGSCRWAAPPPDEKDPVGPDALDTLATRIAAAPGGERPDVLLLLGDQVYADETSKTVRAWLAARRDLSEAPGGQVADYEEYTHLYDESWRDPEVRWLLSTVPSYMIFDDHDVIDDWNTSASWRDEMRAEPWWRERILSALMSYWVYQHLGNLSPTELEKDPLYATVRSAADGTDALRDFAVRADADPLSTRWSYRRDFGRVRLLMVDSRAARVLDEQNRSMLDPEETNWVREQVLADHGSYDHLLIGTSLPWLLPHLIHDAEAWNAAMCRGERGARWARIGEDLRRRSDLEHWAAFPSSFEEMTDLIAEAGSGPGAPATVSVLSGDVHHAYAAETSWPELSADRPTPGPATRVFQLTCSPVHNSIPAGIRLGFRFGWSRAGRALGRRFARHGRTGQPAIKWRKTGGPWFGNQLMTLTLRGRHAALRLDQARAGRKGGPARLEQVMETRLSPDTSATTSTVSNG; from the coding sequence ATGGCACATCTGCGCCTGGGACCACTGCTGAGGTATGTCGACAACACGTCCGCGACAGTCTGGGTCGAGACGGACCGGCCCTGCACAGCGCGGGTACGGCGCGCCGGCAGCGCCCGCACCGGGACGGCGGCCACCGACTCCGGTCGGCCCGCCGGAGGGGAGCCGCGAGGCGAATCCAGGACCTTCCAGATCTCCGGGCACCACTACGCCCTGATCCCGGTCACGGGACTGCGGCCCGGCACGGAGACGGCGTACGAGGTGACACTCGACGACACTCCGGTCTGGCCCCCGCAGGACACCCGGTTCCCGCCGTCGGTCATCCGCACGCTCCCTGCGGCGGGTGGCGAGATACCGGGCCCGGAGGAGCGAACGCCTCGTACGGACGGAGACGCCCCCGATATCACGGGCGGAGAGGCACCTCGTACGGAAGCTCCCCCAGGGGTTCGTGCGGAGGGCGAAGTACCGCTTACCGGCGAGCCATCGCCCGGTACCGGCGGCGGGCCGGTACCGAACGGCGAGAACCAGCCACCGGAGCCGGGTACGGATAACCGCGCACCGGACCGGGTTCCCCAAGAATCGGACAGCGAGAGTGCGACCCCCGAGCATCCGGCCCCCGGAATGAGCGGAGAGGCAGAAGACCGGGGGCCGGTTTCCGGCGCCGATGTCCACAGGCCCGGCTCACCTGAGGATGCGAAAATCCCCGCCTCAGGAACCCGCGACTCGGGAATGCCCGCCTCGGCAATCCATACCTCCGAAACGCACGCCACGGGAATGCCCGCCTCGGGAATCCCCGCCGAGGGGGATCCCAGTGGAGGCACCCCCGCCGAACCGGAGCTGCGGATCGCTTTCGGCTCCTGCCGGTGGGCGGCGCCGCCACCCGACGAGAAGGACCCGGTGGGTCCTGACGCGCTCGACACGCTGGCCACCCGCATCGCAGCGGCGCCGGGCGGCGAACGGCCGGACGTACTGCTGCTCCTCGGCGACCAGGTGTACGCGGACGAGACCTCCAAGACCGTCCGCGCCTGGCTGGCCGCCCGACGCGACCTCTCCGAGGCGCCCGGCGGTCAGGTGGCGGACTACGAGGAGTACACCCACCTCTACGACGAGTCCTGGCGCGACCCCGAAGTCCGTTGGCTGCTCTCCACCGTGCCCAGCTACATGATCTTCGACGATCACGACGTCATCGACGACTGGAACACCAGCGCGTCCTGGCGTGACGAGATGCGCGCCGAGCCCTGGTGGCGCGAGCGCATCCTGAGCGCCCTGATGTCGTACTGGGTCTATCAGCACCTCGGCAACCTCTCCCCCACCGAACTGGAGAAGGACCCGCTCTACGCCACAGTCCGCTCGGCCGCCGACGGCACCGACGCACTGCGCGACTTCGCCGTCCGGGCCGACGCGGACCCCCTGAGCACCCGCTGGAGCTACCGGCGCGACTTCGGCCGCGTACGGCTGCTGATGGTCGACTCACGGGCAGCACGCGTCCTCGACGAGCAGAACCGCTCCATGCTCGACCCCGAGGAGACCAACTGGGTACGTGAGCAGGTCCTCGCAGATCACGGCTCCTACGATCACCTCCTGATCGGCACCTCGCTGCCGTGGCTGCTGCCACATCTCATCCATGACGCCGAGGCCTGGAACGCCGCCATGTGCCGTGGCGAACGAGGGGCCCGCTGGGCGCGTATCGGAGAGGATCTGCGACGGCGCAGCGACCTGGAGCACTGGGCGGCCTTCCCCTCCTCCTTCGAGGAGATGACCGATCTGATAGCGGAGGCCGGTTCCGGGCCGGGCGCCCCCGCGACGGTCAGCGTGCTGTCAGGAGACGTCCATCACGCTTACGCGGCGGAGACCTCCTGGCCCGAGCTGTCGGCCGACCGGCCCACACCGGGTCCGGCCACCCGGGTCTTCCAGCTCACCTGCTCCCCCGTGCACAACTCCATCCCCGCGGGCATCAGGCTCGGGTTCCGCTTCGGGTGGAGCCGCGCGGGGCGCGCGCTCGGCCGTCGCTTCGCACGGCACGGCCGCACAGGCCAACCAGCCATCAAGTGGCGCAAGACGGGCGGCCCTTGGTTCGGTAACCAGTTGATGACTCTGACATTGCGGGGCCGTCACGCCGCGCTCCGGCTCGACCAGGCACGAGCGGGCCGGAAGGGCGGCCCCGCCCGACTGGAACAGGTGATGGAGACCCGGCTCAGCCCCGATACATCAGCAACCACTTCGACTGTATCCAATGGCTAA
- a CDS encoding DoxX family protein, whose product MSPLLNRSQPYALGLFRIVVGLLFTCHGAASLFGVLGGTQGGGTVPAGTWPGWYAAVIQLVGGALVTLGLGTRVAALISSGSMAFAYFHVHQPHALWPLQNGGEPSVMFCWAMLLLVFTGSGALGVDRLLAGRSATPPLGSPTASSHNDSLVAYGEDDASNGRAATRV is encoded by the coding sequence ATGTCCCCACTCCTCAACCGCTCGCAGCCCTACGCTCTGGGGCTCTTCCGCATCGTTGTGGGCCTGCTCTTCACCTGCCACGGCGCCGCCTCACTCTTCGGGGTGCTCGGCGGCACGCAAGGCGGCGGGACCGTCCCGGCCGGCACATGGCCGGGCTGGTACGCGGCCGTCATCCAGCTCGTCGGTGGCGCCTTGGTGACACTTGGGCTCGGCACGCGTGTCGCCGCGCTCATATCGTCCGGCTCGATGGCCTTCGCCTACTTCCATGTCCACCAGCCCCACGCCCTGTGGCCGCTCCAGAACGGCGGCGAACCGTCGGTGATGTTCTGCTGGGCCATGCTGCTGCTCGTCTTCACGGGTTCGGGTGCGCTCGGCGTCGACAGGCTGCTCGCGGGCCGTTCCGCCACCCCGCCCCTCGGCAGTCCCACGGCGTCGTCGCACAACGACTCCCTCGTCGCGTACGGCGAGGACGACGCCAGCAACGGCCGCGCGGCTACCCGCGTGTGA
- a CDS encoding superoxide dismutase family protein: protein MVARFAPPTAFVPSRAMTYDQSLVPAGAGIDVEQRTDKEGTVVILRASGLVAGHKYGVHVHTGVCGSDPAAAGGHYQHVADPVQPSVSAAYANADNEIWLDFTADAHGAGRATARHDWHLRSKQANSVVIHSAPGGSGDRVACFTVPFRGW from the coding sequence ATGGTGGCCCGGTTCGCGCCGCCCACGGCCTTCGTTCCCTCCAGGGCGATGACGTACGACCAGTCGCTCGTGCCCGCCGGGGCGGGGATCGATGTGGAGCAGCGGACGGACAAGGAGGGGACAGTCGTGATCCTGCGGGCGAGCGGGCTGGTGGCGGGGCACAAGTACGGCGTGCATGTGCACACCGGGGTGTGCGGGTCCGACCCGGCAGCTGCCGGTGGGCACTATCAGCACGTCGCCGATCCGGTGCAGCCCTCCGTCTCGGCCGCCTATGCGAACGCCGACAACGAGATCTGGCTGGACTTCACAGCAGACGCTCACGGTGCGGGGCGGGCGACCGCCCGCCACGACTGGCACCTCAGGTCCAAGCAGGCGAACTCCGTAGTCATCCACAGCGCCCCCGGTGGTTCAGGAGACCGGGTCGCCTGTTTCACCGTGCCGTTTCGGGGGTGGTGA
- a CDS encoding DedA family protein, with product MFDSLGPLTGSPWIYAVVALSVVFDVFLPVLPSGVLVIMAAAAAAAAGTSTHMHEVPDVIALTLSAATASVLGDLFAYRLAWRGGERLDRAIARSRRLTTAQERLGWALTRGGGALVVVARFAPAGRSVVSLGAGAAHRKVREFLPWSALAGVAWAVYSVALGYFGGHLLGATWLGTGVSLLALFGAGAGAAFMMRRPAASH from the coding sequence GTGTTCGACAGTCTGGGGCCGCTGACTGGCAGCCCATGGATCTATGCCGTCGTGGCGCTCTCCGTTGTCTTCGACGTTTTCCTTCCTGTGCTGCCCAGTGGAGTACTGGTGATCATGGCGGCAGCGGCGGCGGCCGCCGCAGGTACCAGTACGCATATGCACGAGGTCCCCGATGTCATCGCCCTCACCCTGAGCGCCGCCACGGCTTCCGTCCTCGGTGACCTCTTCGCCTACCGGCTCGCCTGGCGGGGCGGCGAGCGGCTGGACCGGGCCATCGCACGCTCCCGAAGGCTGACCACGGCGCAGGAACGACTCGGTTGGGCCCTCACCCGCGGGGGCGGCGCCCTGGTCGTCGTCGCACGCTTCGCGCCGGCCGGACGCTCCGTGGTCTCACTGGGCGCGGGCGCGGCCCATCGCAAGGTGCGCGAATTCCTGCCGTGGTCCGCCCTGGCGGGCGTGGCCTGGGCCGTGTACAGCGTGGCCCTCGGCTACTTCGGCGGACATTTGCTCGGCGCGACATGGCTGGGCACCGGCGTCTCCCTGCTCGCCCTCTTCGGCGCGGGTGCGGGCGCGGCGTTCATGATGCGCCGGCCCGCAGCGTCCCACTGA
- a CDS encoding DUF2277 domain-containing protein, whose amino-acid sequence MCRSIKTLRPPALQDKATDDEIRAAALQYVRKVSGFRAPAAHNREVFDRAVESVAAATRELLDDLEIRGAGAGSRSGG is encoded by the coding sequence ATGTGCCGCAGTATCAAGACCCTTCGACCCCCGGCCCTGCAGGACAAGGCCACCGACGACGAGATCCGCGCCGCCGCACTTCAATACGTGCGGAAGGTCTCCGGCTTCCGTGCTCCCGCCGCGCACAACCGCGAAGTCTTCGACCGGGCCGTGGAAAGTGTCGCCGCCGCGACCCGCGAGCTCTTGGACGACCTGGAGATACGCGGCGCCGGAGCGGGCTCCCGCTCCGGCGGCTGA
- a CDS encoding DUF4097 family beta strand repeat-containing protein, translating into MSLHTDHADRADRADRADHSTGPGSETGADHSTGPGIGGHTGNAKHTAPTEHRGRPGQRSQDRPGHRSRAACRAMAISLTAAGAVLLAGCGGGSAEDAKPEHRSFALDGRSLTIDSHDSDLVLVPADVKKVEVTRWFKGDVVLGDSPKASWMMKGDRLSLRTHCSGLVKTCDVKHRIKVPRGVAVSVRGDDGHVRATGFRDALTISTEDGQVTVKDTTGSLDLRSDDGGVHALGVRSKRISASSKDGAVKIEAAVVPDRVNVTTDDGAIAIGLPKGASYRVSTTSVDGSVDVAVPHDPSSPHRVTARTTDGKVSVRSAN; encoded by the coding sequence GTGAGCCTTCACACCGACCACGCAGACCGGGCCGACCGGGCCGACCGGGCCGACCACTCGACCGGCCCCGGGAGCGAGACGGGCGCCGACCACTCGACCGGCCCGGGAATCGGTGGCCACACCGGCAACGCGAAGCACACAGCCCCCACCGAGCACCGGGGCAGGCCCGGTCAGCGCAGCCAGGACAGGCCAGGGCACCGGAGCCGTGCGGCCTGCCGGGCCATGGCGATCAGCCTGACCGCAGCCGGCGCGGTGCTGCTGGCCGGCTGCGGTGGCGGATCCGCGGAGGACGCGAAACCGGAGCACCGTTCCTTCGCCCTCGACGGCCGCTCCCTCACCATCGACTCCCACGACTCCGACCTTGTCCTCGTCCCCGCCGACGTGAAGAAGGTGGAGGTCACCCGCTGGTTCAAAGGGGATGTGGTGCTCGGCGACTCGCCCAAAGCCTCTTGGATGATGAAGGGCGACCGTCTGTCCCTGCGCACCCACTGCTCGGGGCTGGTGAAAACCTGCGACGTCAAACACCGGATCAAGGTGCCTCGCGGCGTCGCGGTCTCCGTCCGCGGCGACGACGGTCATGTGCGTGCCACCGGCTTCCGCGACGCGCTCACCATCAGCACCGAGGACGGACAGGTCACCGTGAAGGACACGACCGGGTCACTGGATCTGCGCAGCGACGACGGCGGAGTCCATGCCCTAGGTGTCAGGTCCAAGCGGATCAGCGCCAGTTCCAAGGACGGCGCAGTGAAGATCGAGGCGGCTGTGGTGCCCGACCGGGTGAATGTCACCACGGACGACGGCGCCATCGCGATAGGCCTGCCGAAGGGCGCCTCCTACCGTGTCAGTACCACCAGCGTCGACGGCTCCGTCGATGTGGCCGTGCCGCACGACCCCAGCAGCCCCCACAGGGTGACCGCGCGAACCACGGACGGGAAAGTCTCTGTGCGGAGTGCGAACTAA
- a CDS encoding LysR family transcriptional regulator, giving the protein METRELRYFVAVAEELHFGRAAERLGIAQPPLSRAIGQLERRLGAALLERGSRAVTMTETGTVLLREARAALDAVEAAERRTRRAARAASGGPGVVLAMKAGASSELLAKLLDAYASEPGAVDVDLVLCGIGEQERMLRDGRADVALLHRPFDATAGFDTEELSTEGQVLVLPARHDLAGRSGVHMAEAAALPGLPMPRWPRSDGTYPEGDGPKVRDHTQLLQLVSLGRTSMVAPESCRSQLIGDLVAVPVLDAPAITTVIAWPPHSRSVAVAALVRTAARLQPQPHAGP; this is encoded by the coding sequence ATGGAAACGCGCGAGTTGCGGTATTTCGTAGCTGTCGCCGAGGAACTGCATTTCGGCAGGGCGGCGGAGCGGCTGGGGATCGCGCAGCCACCGTTGTCGCGAGCCATCGGCCAACTGGAGCGACGCCTCGGAGCGGCTCTCCTGGAGCGCGGCAGTCGCGCGGTCACCATGACGGAGACCGGCACTGTGCTGCTACGGGAGGCGCGGGCGGCGCTCGACGCGGTGGAGGCCGCGGAGCGTCGCACCCGTCGCGCCGCCCGTGCCGCTTCGGGCGGTCCCGGTGTGGTCCTCGCGATGAAGGCCGGGGCGTCCAGTGAGCTGCTGGCGAAGCTGCTTGACGCCTATGCCTCGGAGCCCGGTGCGGTCGATGTCGACCTGGTGCTCTGCGGGATCGGGGAGCAGGAGCGGATGCTGCGGGACGGCCGCGCCGACGTGGCCCTGCTGCACCGGCCGTTCGACGCGACGGCCGGGTTCGACACGGAGGAACTGTCCACGGAAGGCCAGGTCCTGGTCCTGCCCGCCCGGCACGACCTGGCCGGGCGGTCCGGCGTGCACATGGCGGAGGCGGCCGCCCTGCCGGGACTGCCGATGCCTCGGTGGCCGCGTTCGGACGGGACATATCCGGAGGGCGACGGTCCGAAGGTCCGTGACCATACGCAGTTGCTCCAACTGGTCTCGCTTGGGCGTACTTCCATGGTCGCGCCGGAGTCCTGCCGGAGTCAGCTCATCGGCGACCTGGTCGCTGTGCCGGTGCTGGACGCGCCGGCGATCACGACCGTCATCGCCTGGCCACCGCACAGCCGTTCCGTGGCCGTCGCCGCCCTTGTCCGCACCGCGGCGCGACTTCAGCCACAGCCGCACGCGGGTCCTTGA
- a CDS encoding SDR family oxidoreductase, producing MSEQRVALVTGANKGIGYEIAAGLGALGWKVAVGARNEERREAAVAKLRAADVDAFGVPLDVTDDASVAAAARLIEEAEGGLDVLVNNAGITGGGPQEPSTVDLAKVRAAVETNVFGVIRVTNAMLPMLRRSASPRIVNVSSSVGSLARQTTPGVDTGPIAVAYAPSKSFLNAVMIQYAKELSDTNILINAACPGFVATDLNGFRGVGTPVQGAATPIRLATLPDGGPSGRFFDNAGEVPW from the coding sequence ATGAGTGAACAGAGAGTCGCGCTGGTGACCGGCGCCAACAAGGGCATTGGATACGAGATCGCGGCAGGGCTCGGCGCCCTGGGATGGAAGGTCGCGGTGGGGGCCCGGAACGAGGAGCGCCGTGAGGCCGCGGTGGCGAAGCTGCGCGCGGCCGACGTGGACGCGTTCGGTGTACCGCTCGACGTGACCGACGACGCGAGTGTGGCCGCCGCCGCGCGGCTGATCGAGGAAGCGGAGGGCGGCCTCGACGTACTCGTCAACAATGCGGGGATCACCGGTGGCGGACCGCAGGAGCCCAGCACGGTCGATCTCGCGAAGGTGCGGGCGGCCGTGGAGACCAACGTGTTCGGTGTCATCCGCGTGACCAACGCGATGCTGCCGATGCTGCGCCGCTCGGCGTCGCCGCGGATCGTGAACGTCTCCAGCAGCGTCGGTTCGCTCGCTCGGCAGACCACTCCCGGCGTCGATACCGGACCGATCGCCGTGGCGTACGCGCCGTCGAAGTCGTTCCTGAACGCCGTCATGATCCAGTACGCCAAGGAACTGAGCGACACCAACATCCTGATCAATGCCGCGTGCCCCGGCTTCGTGGCGACCGACCTGAACGGTTTCCGCGGGGTCGGCACCCCCGTGCAGGGCGCGGCCACTCCGATCCGCCTCGCGACCCTGCCCGACGGCGGTCCGTCCGGCAGGTTCTTCGACAACGCGGGAGAAGTGCCCTGGTGA
- a CDS encoding DUF4383 domain-containing protein: MATQLLRPGSRRHPGPRRHVSFDDHLPVDHRLSQVYRGGAGLMGLVLLAFGIFGLIDKVGFFTTRGDQVAGLNTNGTLSVLSICAGLLLFVGMVIGGNVASTVNMVLGIVFIVSGFVNLALLDTANNFLAFRIQNVLFSFVVGVLLMFFGMYGRVSGRLPYDNPYWRARHPEN, translated from the coding sequence ATGGCCACGCAGCTGCTCCGCCCCGGATCGAGACGGCACCCTGGACCGAGACGACACGTTTCCTTCGACGATCACTTGCCCGTGGACCACCGGCTGAGTCAGGTCTACCGCGGGGGCGCCGGGCTGATGGGTCTTGTGCTGCTCGCCTTCGGCATCTTCGGCCTCATCGACAAGGTCGGCTTCTTCACGACCCGTGGTGACCAGGTCGCGGGGCTCAACACCAACGGCACACTCAGCGTCCTGTCCATCTGTGCCGGGCTGCTGTTGTTCGTCGGCATGGTCATCGGCGGGAACGTGGCCTCGACCGTCAACATGGTCCTCGGGATCGTGTTCATCGTCAGCGGCTTCGTCAATCTCGCCCTCCTCGACACCGCCAACAACTTCCTGGCGTTCCGCATCCAGAACGTGCTGTTCAGCTTCGTGGTCGGCGTACTGCTGATGTTCTTCGGCATGTACGGCAGAGTCAGCGGACGTCTGCCGTACGACAACCCGTACTGGCGGGCGAGGCACCCCGAGAACTGA
- a CDS encoding DedA family protein: protein MESTAPHWVNSLMDTLGAPGAGLAIALENLFPPLPSEVILPLAGFASSTGRMNLVAALLWTTAGSVVGALALYAVGALLGRDRTVALASRLPLVKASDIERTEEWFAGHGTKAVLIGRMIPVFRSLISIPAGIERMPLPVFLGLTTLGSAVWNTLFVLAGYWLGERWGQVSGYVSAYSKAVLVVAGASVLLWVVVRVVRGGRGKRRPRSGAGSPRRPRHPSPEEP from the coding sequence ATGGAGAGCACCGCCCCGCACTGGGTCAACTCACTGATGGACACCCTCGGCGCGCCAGGGGCAGGGCTGGCCATCGCCCTGGAGAACCTGTTCCCGCCCCTGCCGAGTGAGGTGATCCTCCCGCTGGCGGGATTCGCCTCCAGCACCGGGCGGATGAACCTCGTCGCTGCCCTGCTGTGGACCACGGCGGGCTCGGTCGTGGGCGCGCTCGCGCTCTACGCGGTCGGCGCGCTGCTGGGCCGTGACCGTACGGTGGCGCTGGCGTCGCGCCTGCCGCTGGTGAAGGCGTCGGACATCGAGCGCACCGAGGAGTGGTTCGCCGGACACGGCACGAAGGCGGTGCTTATCGGACGGATGATCCCTGTCTTCCGGAGCCTGATCTCCATCCCCGCGGGCATCGAGCGGATGCCGTTGCCCGTCTTCCTCGGCTTGACGACGCTGGGCAGCGCCGTCTGGAACACCCTCTTCGTACTGGCCGGTTACTGGCTCGGCGAACGATGGGGGCAGGTCTCCGGCTACGTCTCGGCCTACTCCAAAGCCGTCCTCGTCGTGGCGGGCGCCTCGGTACTCCTCTGGGTGGTGGTACGTGTGGTCAGGGGCGGCCGGGGAAAGCGGCGCCCACGAAGCGGCGCAGGATCTCCTCGCCGGCCGCGACACCCGTCTCCCGAAGAACCGTGA